In Paenibacillus sonchi, a single genomic region encodes these proteins:
- a CDS encoding c-type cytochrome: protein MQKWIMSGLFFAACAFAVVLMFTLPGKAEVAEENKPTMPEVQLDAAGAEAIVKANCITCHGDQLQGGVGPSLQQEGGKHDAGEIFTIVTKGRGQMPSFKDKLAPEEIANVAMWLAEKK from the coding sequence ATGCAGAAATGGATCATGAGCGGTTTATTTTTTGCCGCCTGTGCCTTTGCGGTAGTCTTAATGTTTACTTTGCCGGGCAAAGCCGAAGTCGCTGAGGAGAACAAGCCAACTATGCCGGAAGTACAGCTGGATGCGGCGGGTGCTGAGGCCATTGTGAAGGCTAATTGCATTACCTGCCATGGGGATCAGCTCCAGGGTGGTGTAGGACCCAGCCTGCAGCAGGAAGGCGGCAAGCATGATGCCGGGGAGATCTTCACCATTGTGACTAAGGGCCGCGGACAAATGCCTTCCTTCAAGGATAAGCTGGCCCCGGAGGAGATCGCAAATGTAGCCATGTGGCTTGCAGAGAAGAAGTAG
- a CDS encoding 4a-hydroxytetrahydrobiopterin dehydratase: MQFTEEELREQVSKLEGWKLEQNTLVRKYMFNEYMKGIAFVDEVAAISEAFEHHPHITVDYKTVFLRLSAAEEEGLTTLDIRQAHEFNEAFEKNR, from the coding sequence TTGCAATTTACGGAAGAGGAGCTGCGGGAGCAGGTGAGCAAGCTGGAAGGATGGAAGCTGGAGCAGAATACTCTGGTGCGCAAATACATGTTCAATGAATACATGAAGGGGATTGCTTTTGTGGATGAGGTGGCCGCCATATCGGAAGCATTCGAGCATCATCCGCATATTACAGTCGATTATAAAACGGTCTTTCTCCGCTTGTCTGCGGCAGAAGAAGAGGGGCTTACCACGCTGGATATCCGGCAGGCCCATGAATTTAACGAGGCCTTTGAGAAGAACCGTTAA
- a CDS encoding C40 family peptidase, whose protein sequence is MKKKLASALLSFSIILTIGAGSAFADSKMDQVIDKAIGTRYVSGGISTNGFDCSGFTMYVFDKIGINLPHQSGSQYQMGTAISRDNIRPGDLVFFNTSGNGVSHVGIYVGEGKFAHASSKRGVTVSSLNDSYYVNRYVGAKRIMSTDAYQNVASDSQDNDDVQ, encoded by the coding sequence TTGAAGAAGAAGCTGGCATCAGCCTTACTGAGCTTTTCCATTATCCTTACTATCGGAGCAGGAAGCGCTTTCGCAGACTCCAAAATGGATCAGGTTATCGACAAAGCCATCGGAACAAGATACGTATCCGGCGGAATATCGACTAACGGATTTGATTGCTCCGGGTTTACGATGTATGTTTTTGATAAAATCGGAATCAACCTTCCTCACCAGTCCGGGTCCCAATACCAAATGGGAACTGCTATATCGCGTGACAACATCAGACCGGGCGATCTCGTATTCTTCAATACAAGCGGCAACGGCGTATCCCATGTCGGCATTTATGTCGGTGAAGGCAAATTCGCACATGCATCCTCTAAACGCGGTGTAACCGTCAGCTCGTTGAATGACAGCTACTACGTCAACCGCTACGTTGGCGCCAAACGAATTATGAGCACAGATGCTTATCAGAATGTAGCTTCCGACTCCCAAGACAACGACGATGTGCAGTAA
- a CDS encoding GNAT family N-acetyltransferase, producing the protein MISSPATFYSVPMDVAHAAEICQWVYKPPYNIYGWMSWEQMQALGVEFGDPRLRSEQYVSVVNGQGTLCGFAQLFPMEGVVRLGVGMRPDLCGHGMGHLFMNAVVKEALKRYPDREIDLEVLTWNQRAIRAYQKSGFTITDTYERRTPTGNKPFYCMVYDK; encoded by the coding sequence ATGATTAGTTCCCCCGCAACCTTTTACAGTGTTCCTATGGATGTTGCCCACGCTGCCGAAATATGCCAATGGGTCTATAAGCCTCCGTATAACATTTACGGCTGGATGTCCTGGGAGCAGATGCAGGCTTTGGGCGTTGAGTTCGGTGATCCCCGGCTTCGAAGTGAGCAATATGTCTCGGTGGTGAACGGTCAGGGCACGCTCTGCGGCTTCGCGCAGCTCTTCCCAATGGAAGGCGTAGTCCGGCTTGGAGTCGGGATGCGGCCTGATCTGTGCGGACATGGCATGGGGCATCTGTTCATGAATGCTGTGGTCAAGGAGGCTCTGAAACGTTATCCGGACCGCGAAATTGATCTGGAGGTGCTGACGTGGAACCAACGGGCTATACGCGCTTATCAAAAAAGCGGATTTACCATTACAGATACCTATGAACGCCGGACTCCCACGGGCAATAAGCCTTTTTATTGTATGGTCTATGATAAATAG